In Daphnia magna isolate NIES linkage group LG5, ASM2063170v1.1, whole genome shotgun sequence, a single genomic region encodes these proteins:
- the LOC116922648 gene encoding gastrula zinc finger protein XlCGF17.1 — MEIFDGTIEFEQVFCFKCPECEFVSRVKDEVSEHLKKDHQIVIAEVVNANATIESSDFLLDGCDEEPNEINDSQILHHGPVSSSVQEGFTCTVEKCGVRWELEYNAQYHTKCHYESGFRCPECSETKSSWKAMTMHLWKGHSINLELLSCHLCGYKTGKKELLKFHIKTHCDQRTCLCDECGKGFKNMKQLRNHKELHSLNKGSKEQLKNKCADCGKILSSGRLLRAHRNAVHLKMRSHLCSYCGYNTTSHSSLRIHLRQHTNEKPFTCETCDYQTADHNSLRRHRMKHTGEKRYKCPHCPYASIQASTYKVHLKNKHPGLSDELVFSCQFCSFRTIRKEQLSLHTTCVHAGGNQVPEDARTVGST; from the exons atggaaatttTTGACGGCACGATAGAATTTGAACAAGTCTTTTGTTTCAAGTGTCCTGAATGCGAATTCGTTAGTCGTGTTAAAGATGAAGTctctgaacatttaaaaaaagaccACCAAATTGTGATTGCAGAAGTTGTGAATGCAAATGCAACTATTGAGTCGTCAGATTTTTTGCTTGATGGCTGTGATGAAGAACCAAATGAAATTAATGATAGCCAAATACTTCATCATGGTCCTGTTAGCTCTTCAGTTCAAGAAGGTTTTACCTGTACCGTAGAAAAATGTGGAGTTCGTTGGGAACTTGAATACAATGCCCAGTATCATACAAAATGTCACTATGAGAGTGGCTTCAGATGTCCAGAATGTAGTGAGACAAAATCGTCTTGGAAAGCAATGACTATGCATCTATGGAAGGGTCACTCGATCAATCTTGAGTTGCTCAGCTGTCATTTGTGTGGCTACAAAACAGGGAAAAAAGAGCTGCTGAAATTTCACATAAAGACTCACTGTGATCAGCGAACTTGCCTCTGTGATGAATGTGGTAAGGGGTTTAAAAATATGAAGCAGCTTAGAAATCATAAA GAGTTACACTCACTTAACAAAGGATCTAAAGAAcaactgaaaaacaaatgtgCAGACTGTGGAAAGATATTAAGCAGCGGTCGTCTGCTGCGTGCCCATCGCAATGCCGTCCATCTGAAAATGCGTTCTCACCTTTGCAGTTATTGTGGTTACAATACTACATCACATTCAAGTTTAAGAATTCACCTACGACAGCACACCAATGAGAAACCATTTACATGTGAAACTTGTGATTATCAAACAGCCGATCACAATTCGCTTAGACGGCATCGCATGAAGCACACGGGAGAGAAGCGGTACAAGTGTCCACATTGTCCATATGCGTCAATTCAGGCATCAACGTACAAA GTGCATCTAAAGAACAAACATCCTGGTTTGAGCGACGAACTCGTTTTTTCCTGCCAATTTTGTAGTTTCCGTACGATTCGAAAAGAGCAGCTCAGTTTGCACACAACCTGTGTACACGCAGGTGGAAACCAAGTACCTGAAGATGCTCGTACAGTTGGTAGCACATGA
- the LOC116922646 gene encoding WD repeat-containing protein 75, giving the protein MVKMANKKTRGPDKTQANTSDIVVKKLDDATDIVRQPPVFTNDSKYICIASGRQIGIYSVESADKVHSLEEHTFDVIGLAIKDDNILLSCDASGETIEWNINNGTTLKKAPLVVAGIKEFHSFHYPGNGKVLVATPSTYTTNMSSLWIVDSHTRPRKLFADIKSTPHSIAFGCNQGNGSLVVVALQDHSVVVKDITNGVDKKHMTDQRKFTCVALHSEKLIMATGDISGRILIWHDFVHKSRPVKTVYHWHTLPVNSVCFSSEGEYLYSGGSEKVMVKWRLGMSRKQFLPRMGSSIKYIVNAPDNICVATSHSDNAIRFIDSTNKINRAIIGLVKHDPIRGFADTEPIKESVMPTGLVFDPRSHGIFFNAQAGFLQLFDPQKNSLIFNMDVANRNVLTDERNLVIGNAEVLRVAVSPTGEWLATLEVWSNMSAGYHDMNLKFWRYDAVQANYELNTDVTMPHQDRVTALCFQPGLLGTEMPCLVSIGRDLKFKIWRLVDDTDIYRQKESWSCDVAGDFRKLTPSALSFSEDGSLMAIAFQDTVTLWDPTSINLNTTLSHTLVQEPIELMEFGRDNCFRYLVCASKSALYAWDVISQGLVWKVGQLHSSVRCLVPDPKSCYMAAVLQNSEVFVFSPSSSKPVHSVPKMNSSEPIAALFVPRPNPLASGPEWLINSRLLIVDDQQEFLCVDDVSSAGFNQKLTTPISHMDSLPWTPFSAMKAEKQISAAKQLVPVVHQTSGIQGYKSVQSLLETSASALPPMSRICSLFMSDLMIKHGPKAVTAKVNSVDRTSTDLPLSNGHIDSKTQDFSEETTLQKLLTLDCQWLVETVK; this is encoded by the exons ATGGTGAAAATGGCGAATAAGAAAACACGTGGTCCGGATAAAACCCAAGCTAATACATCTGATATTGTGGTAAAAAAACTCGACGATGCTACGGATATTGTTCGACAGCCTCCTGTTTTTACAAATGATTCCAA GTACATATGTATTGCATCCGGCCGCCAAATAGGAATTTACAGCGTCGAATCTGCGGACAAAGTTCATAGTTTGGAGGAGCATACTTTTGATGTAATTGGTTTGGCAATCAAGGATGACAACATTCTTCTGTCATGTGATGCTTCTGGGGAAACCATTGAATGGAACATCAACAATGGAACAACACTCAAG AAAGCGCCACTTGTTGTAGCCGGCATAAAagaatttcattcttttcactATCCTGGAAATGGAAAAGTTTTGGTAGCCACACCGTCAACGTATACTACAAACATGTCATCACTTTGGATAGTGGACAGCCATACACGTCCAAGGAAACTATTTGCAGATATTAAAAGCACCCCTCATTCTATTGCTTTTGGCTGCAACCAAGGAAATGGATCATTAGTTGTCGTAGCTCTGCAGGACCACAGTGTTGTTGTCAAAGACATTACAAATGGTGTTGATAAAAA ACACATGACAGACCAAAGAAAGTTCACTTGTGTTGCTTTACACAGTGAGAAACTCATCATGGCAACAGGAGATATTTCAGGACGTATTCTTATTTGGCATGACTTTGTTCACAAGTCTAGACCAGTGAAAACGGTTTATCACTGGCATACACTACCTGTTAACTCTGTCTGTTTTTCCAGCGAAG GGGAATATCTTTATAGTGGAGGATCCGAAAAAGTAATGGTGAAATGGCGACTTGGCATGTCTCGTAAACAGTTTTTACCACGTATGGGATCGTCAATCAAATACATCGTCAATGCCCCGGACAACATTTGCGTCGCAACGTCTCATTCTGACAATG CTATACGTTTCATCGATTCTACCAACAAAATAAATCGGGCCATTATTGGATTGGTTAAACATGACCCAATTCGGGGTTTCGCAGACACTGAGCCAATCAAAGAGTCAGTAATGCCCACTGGCCTGGTTTTTGATCCACGAAGTCATGGAATTTTCTTCAATGCACAAGCTGGATTCCTTCAGCTTTTCGATCCgcaaaaaaattcattaattttCAAT ATGGATGTTGCTAACCGTAACGTACTGACCGATGAGCGAAATCTCGTAATAGGAAACGCTGAAGTATTGCGAGTTGCTGTGTCGCCTACCGGCGAGTGGCTAGCAACATTGGAAGTCTGGTCGAACATGTCAGCTGGTTATCATGACATGAATTTAAAGTTTTGGCGGTATGATGCCGTTCAAGCCAACTATGAACTTAACACTGACGTAACCATGCCGCACCAGGACCGGGTCACTGCTCTTTGCTTCCAGCCAGGATTACTAGGCACTGAAATGCCTTGTCTCGTCTCCATTGGTCGCGatcttaaatttaaaatttggcggTTGGTCGACGACACCGACATTTATCGACAGAAAGAATCCTGGTCTTGTGATGTTGCTGGAGACTTCCGTAAACTCACACCTTCAGCTCTTTCGTTTTCCGAAGATGGGTCATTAATGGCCATCGCCTTTCAAGATACTGTTACTCTATGGGATCCAACGTCTATCAACCTCAACACGACTCTCAGCCATACGCTCGTGCAAGAGCCCATCGA GCTAATGGAATTCGGGAGGGATAATTGCTTTCGCTACCTTGTTTGTGCATCAAAATCAGCCCTTTACGCTTGGGACGTAATCAGCCAAGGATTGGTTTGGAAGGTGGGGCAGTTGCATAGTTCTGTGAGGTGTTTGGTGCCTGATCCCAAATCTTGCTACATGGCAGCAGTTTTGCAAAATAGTGAAG TGTTTGTATTCTCTCCTTCGAGTTCGAAGCCGGTACACTCTGTTCCGAAAATGAACAGTTCGGAACCGATTGCGGCATTATTTGTTCCACGTCCGAATCCTTTGGCAAGTGGGCCAGAATGGCTGATAAATTCGCGACTTTTGATTGTTGATGATCAACAA GAATTTTTGTGCGTGGATGACGTATCCAGCGCTGGATTTAACCAGAAATTGACAACCCCAATTTCTCATATGGACAGTTTACCTTGGACACCATTTTCCGCTATGAAAGCAGAGAAACAAATATCAGCTGCCAAGCAGTTGGTGCCCGTCGTTCATCAAACCAGTGGCATTCAGGGGTACAAATCTGTCCAATCG CTGTTGGAGACATCGGCGTCCGCCTTACCCCCTATGTCTAGAATTTGCAGCTTATTCATGAGTGACCTTATGATTAAGCATGGCCCCAAAGCGGTGACTGCAAAAGTTAACTCCGTGGATCGTACATCAACTGACTTACCTTTATCGAACGGGCATATCGACTCTAAAACGCAAGACTTCAGTGAAGAAACAACGTTACAGAAATTATTGACATTGGATTGCCAATGGCTGGTTGAGACTGTGAAATAA
- the LOC116922661 gene encoding LOW QUALITY PROTEIN: uncharacterized protein LOC116922661 (The sequence of the model RefSeq protein was modified relative to this genomic sequence to represent the inferred CDS: deleted 1 base in 1 codon), which translates to MQTARAVVFDIRGEGNNDLSFSSSAEALYEVSLLAHAGSCSNFAFLSAVLMGEKGFELLLDMHSLIELDITFRRSFGKLKQLLKISNQNAIYTSKKPIESILSDLVKQFKEKCGYCIASTQLEIIIVTKTAREKILVELEAFLANVECSQLNAVEIVHLASTDASVQSETIQESRPKLVWHALGEEGDVEFFFKSWLTRKRKNWNLEMTDSNGRCEWTTRIDIEDLVYDLKGWPYRISADRMESNGIGMFDDGNIKTLGILKWLRSDGVPAWLMHGMPRRLLPASDMAHDEVASKINNEQFSSLSRWLAKETLVALAMLVPAKHAIDYFILTPGSDGSLLMRSIAPQELILPSSTCSPVVDPQETDSELFTLKEKCFEEIHSAYLQLPAHSFSPTGQSSVVETVEFHALTNIQMTGTKPKVNTRGRGKSVSKPVRKST; encoded by the exons ATGCAAACAGCACGTGCCGTGGTTTTCGATATTCGTGGCGAGGGAAATAACGATCTGAGCTTCAGTTCTTCAGCTGAG GCTTTGTATGAAGTATCTCTGCTTGCTCATGCCGGTAGTTGCAGTAATTTTGCCTTCTTGAGTGCGGTGCTAATGGGAGAAAAAGGCTTTGAGCTCTTATTGGACATGCACTCTTTGATTGAACTTGATATAACTTTCAGACGTTCCTTTGGAAAGTTAAAGCAACTTCTTAAAATCTCCAACCAG AATGCTATATACACATCCAAGAAGCCAATTGAATCCATTCTAAGCGATCTTGTAAAgcaattcaaagaaaaatgt GGGTACTGCATTGCATCAACTCAATTGGAGATTATCATTGTCACCAAAACAGCTAGAGAAAAAATCCTGGTGGAATTAGAAGCCTTCCTTGCTAATGTTGAGTGCTCTCAGTTGAATGCAGTTGAG ATAGTTCATTTAGCTTCAACCGATGCCTCTGTGCAGAGTGAAACGATTCAAGAATCACGCCCAAAGTTGGTTTGGCACGCATTAGGTGAAGAAGGGGatgtagaattttttttcaag TCTTGGTTGACGCGTAAACGGAAAAACTGGAACCTAGAAATGACTGACTCCAACGGACGGTGCGAGTGGACAACCAGGATTGATATCGAAGATCTCGTCTACGACCTAAAAGGATGGCCCTATCGAATTTCCGCCGACAGGATG GAGTCAAACGGAATAGGAATGTTTGACGATGGAAACATCAAAACATTGGGAATCCTCAAATGGTTGAGAAGTGATGGTGTACCGGCGTGGCTGATGCACGGAATGCCCAGACGTCTTTTACCAGCAAGCGATATGGCCCATGACGAAGTGGCTTCTAAAATCAACAACGAGCAGTTTTCCTCACTTTCACGTTGGCTGGC TAAAGAAACTCTGGTTGCCCTTGCCATGCTCGTGCCCGCAAAACACGCCATTGATTACTTCATTCTCACCCCAG GATCCGACGGAAGTTTATTGATGCGAAGCATTGCTCCACAAGAACTAATATTGCCATCATCAACGTGCTCCCCTGTCGTTGATCCTCAGG agACCGATTCCGAATTGTTTACTTTAAAAGAGAAGTGCTTTGAAGAAATTCATTCTGCCTACCTCCAGCTTCCGGCACATTCGTTCAGCCCAACGGGACAGTCTAGCGTCGTGGAAACTGTCGAATTTCATGCCCTCACG AACATTCAAATGACTGGAACTAAACCAAAAGTGAATACTCGAGGCCGTGGGAAAAGCGTCAGTAAACCAGTGCGCAAGAGCACGTGA
- the LOC116922659 gene encoding LOW QUALITY PROTEIN: C3 and PZP-like alpha-2-macroglobulin domain-containing protein 8 (The sequence of the model RefSeq protein was modified relative to this genomic sequence to represent the inferred CDS: deleted 2 bases in 2 codons), translating to MKVSLMALLLTLGLLLVCNDLANGQDDDVGPFDSGTRQEAANIKPSFMATASRMVRPNTVYRVNVVVLPQSEGMIVKALITKDGGQHVASAAETVDSATSHDLLMKIPGTLTAGHYRLKLEGYDLSQPQKTIFSKRGVLEFHPDFLSILVQTNRKIYKNEMKVRFRTIITQLVDLKPYADPVTIYVVSPEGFIMRRWSSRYPTTGVVTLSYQLPTFPSEGKWTIRVEALSQIHEHHIIVERFYYRFFDVIPSAPAYVLDSDESYTAAVTTSFHPGRVASGNITVQVYARPVNSSLADFRFIKQEFPPWTHDFTYDVQLEEVRSSVGVRSLVGWVIRVAMTLYHHFEGEARDGFIETRIIRAQLKFRFGSTKTAVFKPGMPFEGHVYLMYDDDEAVPQEKLAGATLTIRPVVTTSTGLLKTLPEIVVPRQGEYHRTSDDMLNYYGNPFDVWMDRQMEDAEYKNFREFGIHHFRFTVPKDAATLKITAFYKDDGGDQVTAEQQAIAFYSVGDFYVHVSTSTDEGLLGHYATIHLRSNFAFHEYSYVISSKGLLVHGATENLEHSTKLLTFSVPVSTDMAPTFKLVAMIVSPLGDLVADSVTIPVRCINRYKTNLTMVQTKDHSKLTVQVVTRTLPGAFTGVSLLRSAHYMFQADNEITHSRMIRALYKLEPFTRSVSGVTWSDREGAKADKSQYFKAANPGPDTKRTLNLAGLLVFTDARVSQYPDIVNCDKGNGYEPCMAVGCFHQDQRCDGKSDCADGSDEDDCPLTKDDRMDFRMLRRNRFHDFYDWMDGDWAWYDIPVTDDGYDFNDRSVALTNEVWFLTAFTFHRELGFAVIDDVVEYEGSLPFYVSVESPSSIRRGETLGIRLLFINNLPTDTMGLIILEASDDYCFVETEAHGEVGHYRPSLVCAERHHMVTVKGGATTEVYMPIAAQIEQGSITVKIQVLSHIFEQNLQVGLEVLPEGATISRHTSLLLDLKNRAHVLRFLDIPVEESPIIPYSKFRRYVYGSPRASLTLCGDVFGPVFPSTPITTESLLSRSLRGTEANLFNLATTLWSLHYLRLTNQLQSDVLYSGLNDMNVQMAELMRLYHHDGSFRAHTSSKPNVWVTAWVVRILGQSQFQDWENHFYVDRRLMTSSVKWILQFQRRDGSFGETEDYISPLDRRILPTHNSTYKGGQTAHVLLALDACTESLDGPIKVAAASAKNRAARYLERILDILTDQYELAIVAYALQSISSPAQEAAFGRLHSLRRESEGMVYWSRQPVPPNRIVYENQRPFLQPRLPMHQDAVAVEATSYALLVYLTRDGIGDLQERVVTWLNTMRMVDGGFVSIYDSIVAMEALTEYAYRARLRDITDMSVVVEASASPEATQLMRINSDTLATVHQMNIPNVWGHVNVIGRGAGQAVLQLKVQYGVDWDDLRDFPRRRYFDLYVEETYSHFRNKSHITVDACVKWLAVDRAPESGATTLEVELPSGYRIIQSDANQVLVHKDFSFLRDVFVTDKKIVWTFDKVGPERLCFNYLIRRWFPVANGTMYRSAIVYESHSPEHFEMQVFNATPLYVLDICEVCGSYQCPYCPYFSAAPVVININPIVVFYSLLTSAFIYRNWSAS from the exons ATGAAAGTCTCGCTGATGGCCTTGCTGTTGACGTTGGGTCTTCTTCTCGTATGCAACGACCTCGCTAACGGCCAAGACGATGATGTTGGCCCATTTGATTCTGGAACACGTCAGGAGGCTGCCAACATTAAACC GAGCTTTATGGCAACTGCCTCGAGGATGGTGCGTCCCAACACGGTCTACCGGGTCAACGTAGTCGTTTTGCCGCAATCGGAAGGCATGATCGTCAAAGCCCTGATAACGAAAGATGGCGGACAACACGTCGCTTCCGCTGCAGAAACTGTCGATTCCGCAACGAGTCACGACCTTTTAATGAAG ATTCCGGGTACGCTAACAGCCGGCCATTATCGTCTGAAATTGGAAGGATACGATCTCTCGCAACCGCAAAAGACGATATTTTCTAAACGTGGAGTACTGGAATTCCATCCAGACTTTCTCTCCATTCTAGTCCAGACTAACCGTAAAATctacaaaaatgaaatgaaag TTCGTTTCCGTACCATCATTACGCAATTGGTGGACCTCAAACCTTACGCCGATCCAGTCACCATCTACGTAGTG AGCCCTGAAGGATTCATCATGAGGCGTTGGTCGTCTCGTTACCCAACTACAG GAGTTGTCACGTTATCGTACCAATTGCCGACTTTCCCCAGCGAAGGGAAATGGACCATCCGTGTGGAGGCGCTGTCGCAAATTCACGAACATCACATCATTGTGGAACGCTTCTACTACCGATTCTTTGAC GTTATCCCTTCGGCACCGGCCTATGTCCTGGACTCGGATGAGAGCTACACAGCCGCTGTTACGACTTCGTTTCATCCGGGTAGAGTGGCCAGTGGCAACATCACCGTCCAAGTCTACGCACGACCGGTAAACTCTTCACTGGCCGATTTCCGTTTCATCAAACAAGAATTTCCTCCCTGg ACCCATGATTTCACGTACGACGTCCAACTGGAAGAAGTGAGGAGCAGCGTCGGTGTTCGCAGT CTGGTCGGTTGGGTGATCAGAGTCGCCATGACGTTGTACCATCATTTCGAAGGCGAAGCTCGCGACGGATTCATCGAAACGCGCATCATCCGCGCCCAGCTCAAATTCCGTTTCGGAAGCACAAAAACAGCTGTTTTCAAACCTGGAATGCCGTTCGAAGGACACGTCTATCTCATGTACGACGACGATGAAGCCGTGCCGCAGGAAAAACTGGCCGGGGCTACTCTAACCATCCGGCCGGTCGTCACCACGTCCACCGGTTTGCTGAAAACTCTTCCGGAAATTGTGGTGCCTCGTCAAGGTGAATATCACCGTACATCCGATGACATGTTGAATTATTACGGCAATCCATTCGACGTCTGGATGGATCGGCAAATGGAAGACGCCGAGTACAAGAATTTCCGCGAATTCGGCATCCATCACTTCCGC TTTACGGTACCCAAAGACGCTGCGACGTTGAAAATAACGGCGTTTTACAAAGACGACGGAGGTGATCAAGTCACTGCGGAGCAACAGGCCATCGCCTTCTATTCGGTCGGTGATTTCTACGTTCACGTTTCGACCAGCACGGACGAAGGTCTCCTAGGCCACTACGCCACGATCCATTTGAGAAGCAATTTTGCTTTCCATGAATACAGCTACGTC ATCTCGTCGAAAGGTTTGTTGGTTCACGGTGCGACAGAGAACCTTGAACATTCGACGAAATTGCTGACTTTCTCTGTGCCCGTTTCTACCGATATGGCGCCAACTTTCAAATTGGTGGCTATGATTGTCAGCCCGCTCGGAGATCTGGTGGCTGACTCTGTCACGATCCCCGTGCGTTGCATCAACCGTTACAAG ACGAATTTGACCATGGTGCAAACCAAGGATCACAGCAAATTGACGGTGCAGGTCGTTACTAGGACGCTTCCGGGAGCGTTTACGGGCGTGTCGCTCTTGAGATCGGCTCATTACATGTTCCAGGCGGACAATGAGATTACGCACAGTCGAATGATACGAGCCCTTTATAAGCTGGAGCCTTTCACCAG GTCGGTTAGTGGAGTTACCTGGAGCGATCGGGAAGGAGCCAAAGCCGACAAGAGCCAATACTTTAAAGCGGCTAATCCAGGACCGGACACGAAACGGACGTTGAATCTGGCCGGCCTTTTGGTTTTTACTGACGCCCGTGTCAGTCAATATCCCGATATCG TGAATTGCGATAAAGGCAACGGTTACGAACCCTGTATGGCCGTCGGATGTTTCCACCAAGATCAGCGGTGCGATGGCAAATCGGACTGCGCTGACGGATCCGACGAAGATGACT GTCCTTTGACAAAAGACGACCGGATGGATTTCAGAATGTTGAGGAGGAATCGCTTCCAC GATTTTTATGATTGGATGGATGGAGATTGGGCGTGGTACGATATTCCAGTCACGGACGACGGTTACGACTTTAACGATCGATCTGTCGCCCTTACCAACGAAGTTTGGTTCCTCACTGCCTTCACCTTCCATCGTGAATTGGGTTTCGCAGTTATCGACGATGTAGTCGAg TACGAAGGATCACTGCCTTTCTATGTTTCGGTCGAGTCACCCAGTTCGATCCGTCGCGGTGAGACGCTTGGCATCCGACTTCTCTTCATCAACAATCTCCCGACCGACACGATGGGTCTCATCATCCTAGAGGCGTCGGATGACTATTGTTTCGTGGAAACGGAAGCCCATGGAGAAGTGGGTCATTATCGGCCAAGTCTTGTATGCGCAGAGCGCCATCACATGGTGACG GTGAAAGGAGGAGCCACGACCGAAGTGTACATGCCAATTGCTGCCCAGATCGAGCAGGGAAGCATCACGGTCAAAATTCAAGTGTTGAGTCACATTTTTGAGCAGAATCTCCAAGTTGGATTGGAAGTTTTG CCTGAGGGAGCCACCATCAGCAGACATACTTCGTTGCTTTTAGACTTGAAAAATCGGGCCCACGTTTTGCGATTTCTCGACATTCCTGTGGAAGAGTCGCCCATCATTCCCTACTCCAAATTCCGTCGATACGTTTACGGCAGTCCGAGAGCCTCCCTCACTTTATGTG GTGATGTGTTTGGTCCGGTGTTTCCATCGACGCCCATCACGACCGAGTCGTTATTGAGCCGATCCCTACGTGGAACGGAAGCCAATTTATTCAATTTGGCAACTACTTTATGGAGTCTTCATTACCTGCGATTG ACGAATCAATTGCAATCGGATGTTTTGTACAGCGGATTGAACGACATGAACGTTCAGATGGCAGAGCTGATGCGTTTATATCATCACGATGGATCGTTCCGTGCCCACACCAGCTCCAAGCCCAATGTTTGGGTCACG GCGTGGGTGGTTCGAATCTTGGGTCAATCGCAATTCCAAGACTGGGAAAACCATTTCTATGTCGATCGGCGATTGATGACTAGCTCAGTCAAATGGATACTTCAGTTTCAACGTCGTGATGGATCGTTTGGTGAAACGGAAGATTACATTTCGCCACTGGATCGACGAATCCTC ccaACGCACAATTCAACTTATAAGGGCGGACAAACTGCTCACGTACTGTTGGCACTCGATGCCTGCACCGAAAGTCTTGATGGACCTATTAAAGTGGCTGCCGCTTCCGCCAAAAATCGAGCTGCTCg CTATCTCGAAAGAATACTAGATATTTTGACAGATCAGTATGAATTGGCCATTGTGGCATACGCCCTCCAGTCGATTAGTAGTCCAGCGCAAGAAGCTGCTTTTGGTCGGTTGCACAGTTTGAGACGAGAAAGCG AGGGCATGGTGTATTGGTCTCGACAACCTGTGCCGCCCAACAGGATCGTCTACGAGAATCAGAGGCCTTTCCTCCAGCCTCGTTTGCCCATGCATCAAGACGCTGTGGCTGTTGAGGCCACATCCTACGCTTTGCTCGTCTACTTGACTCGTGATGGCATCGGTGATCTCCAGGAGAGGGTCGTCACATGGCTCAACACGATGCGGATGGTGGACGGTGGTTTCGTCTCCATCTAC GATAGCATCGTTGCCATGGAAGCACTCACCGAATACGCCTATCGAGCACGATTACGTGACATCACCGATATGAGCGTCGTTGTGGAAGCGTCCGCTTCGCCGGAAGCTACGCAATTGATGAGAATCAACAGCGACACGCTGGCCACTGTCCATCAAATGAAT atcCCGAATGTCTGGGGTCACGTGAACGTCATCGGTCGTGGAGCCGGCCAGGCTGTTTTGCAACTCAAAGTTCAATACGGCGTCGATTGGGACGATTTGAGAGACTTTCCACGACGACGTTACTTTGACTTGTACGTCGAAGAGACGTACAGTCATTTCCGCAACAAATCTCACATCACCGTCGACGCTTGCGTCAA GTGGTTAGCGGTGGACAGGGCGCCGGAGAGTGGCGCAACCACTTTAGAGGTGGAGCTTCCATCCGGTTACAGGATCATTCAGTCCGATGCAAATCAAGTTCTAGTTCACAAAGATTTCAGTTTTCTTCGGGACGTTTTTGTTACTGATAAAAAAATCGTCTGGACCTTTGACAAA GTTGGGCCAGAAAGGCTTTGTTTCAATTATCTCATTCGCCGGTGGTTTCCAGTCGCCAATGGAACTATGTACCGGTCGGCCATAGTTTACGAATCTCATTCTCCTG AGCATTTTGAAATGCAAGTTTTCAACGCTACGCCGCTCTACGTCTTGGACATTTGCGAAGTGTGCGGGAGCTACCAGTGTCCATATTGCCCCTATTTTAGTGCGGCACCAGTAGTCATTAACATCAATCCTATTGTCGTTTTCTACTCACTTTTGACATCCGCTTTTATTTACCGTAACTGGTCAGCTTCCTAG